The following are encoded together in the Phragmites australis chromosome 19, lpPhrAust1.1, whole genome shotgun sequence genome:
- the LOC133900952 gene encoding transcription factor ICE1-like, protein MLSRLANPLWMQEDGGQEQGHGHEQQQQQHATPSAMGLGMMPGQGHEDQHLLALAAAAGGGGFQAPPVLDDDWYFDAVAAGAGASAQGSLLLGPPAPSGSASGPRSQMFSLFNMGGAAPFDVHGFDLVLSGGGGDLASFAAAGNASNATSLSLIPAGGGGFLGSFGGFGTAPAQMPEFGGLTGFDMFDTGAGSSSAAPPASASLTAPFSARGKAAVLRPLETFPPVGAQPTLFQKRALRRNAGEEEDDKKRKAAAVGASSGGGDTVLDDADDDGVSIDASGLNYDSEDAGGVEESGKKDGKDSIANSTVTGGGTGDGKGKRKGLPAKNLMAERRRRKKLNDRLYMLRSVVPKISKMDRASILGDAIEYLKELLQKINNLQNELESSLSTASLPPTPTSFHPLTPTLPTLPSRVKEELCPSALPSPTAQQPRVEVRMREGRAVNIHMFCTRRPGLLLSAMSAIEGLGLDVQQAVISCFNGFSLDVFKAELCKEGPGLLPEEIKAVLLQSAGFHGVI, encoded by the exons ATGCTCTCGCGGCTCGCCAACCCGCTCTGGATGCAGGAGGACGGCGGCCAAGAACAGGGCCACGGccacgagcagcagcagcagcagcacgcgaCGCCGTCGGCCATGGGGTTGGGGATGATGCCGGGGCAGGGGCATGAGGACCAGCACCTTCTGGccctggccgccgccgcggggggCGGGGGGTTCCAGGCCCCGCCGGTGCTCGATGACGACTGGTACTTCGACGCCGTGGCCGCGGGTGCCGGCGCCAGCGCGCAGGGGTCCTTGCTCCTGGGACCGCCGGCCCCGTCGGGGTCGGCGTCCGGCCCCCGGTCGCAGATGTTCTCGCTCTTCAACATGGGAGGCGCCGCGCCGTTCGACGTCCATGGGTTCGACCTCGTcctctccggcggcggcggcgacctggCTTCGTTTGCTGCCGCCGGGAATGCGTCGAACGCCACGTCGTTGTCCCTGATCCCGGCTGGGGGCGGCGGGTTCCTGGGCTCGTTCGGCGGCTTCGGCACTGCGCCGGCGCAAATGCCGGAGTTCGGCGGACTCACCGGTTTCGACATGTTCGACACCGGCGCTGGCTCCTCATCGGCGGCGCCCCCTGCTTCGGCATCCCTGACGGCGCCGTTCTCCGCGCGCGGAAAGGCCGCGGTGCTGCGCCCGCTGGAGACCTTCCCTCCCGTGGGTGCGCAGCCGACGCTGTTCCAAAAGCGCGCCCTCCGGCGCAACgctggcgaggaggaggacgacaagAAGCgcaaggcggcggcggtgggcgcGTCCTCGGGCGGCGGCGACACGGTGCTGGacgacgccgacgacgacggcgtGAGCATCGACGCGTCCGGGCTGAACTACGACTCGGAGGACGCGGGGGGCGTCGAGGAGAGCGGCAAGAAGGACGGCAAGGACTCCATCGCCAACAGCACGGTGACGGGTGGTGGCACGGGCGACGGGAAGGGCAAGAGGAAGGGGTTGCCGGCCAAGAACCTCATGGCCGAGCGCCGTCGCCGGAAGAAGCTCAATGACCGGCTCTACATGCTCCGGTCcgttgtgcccaagatcagcaAG ATGGACAGGGCATCCATTCTTGGCGATGCAATCGAATACCTTAAGGAGCTGCTGCAAAAGATCAACAATCTTCAGAACGAGCTTGAGTCATCCCTTTCCACAGCCTCACTGCCTCCAACACCCACAAGCTTCCACCCTCTGACTCCGACGCTGCCCACTCTGCCATCTCGCGTGAAGGAAGAGCTGTGCCCAAGCGCATTGCCAAGCCCTACTGCTCAGCAACCAAGG GTTGAGGTTAGGATGAGGGAAGGCCGGGCGGTCAACATCCACATGTTCTGCACTCGCAGGCCTGGTCTTCTGCTCTCTGCTATGAGTGCAATCGAAGGCCTCGGTCTCGACGTCCAGCAAGCTGTTATCAGTTGCTTCAATGGATTTTCCTTAGACGTCTTCAAGGCTGAG CTATGCAAGGAAGGCCCTGGGCTTCTGCCTGAGGAAATCAAGGCCGTCCTCTTGCAATCAGCCGGGTTCCATGGCGTGATCTAG